The following coding sequences lie in one Salvelinus sp. IW2-2015 unplaced genomic scaffold, ASM291031v2 Un_scaffold6198, whole genome shotgun sequence genomic window:
- the LOC112078755 gene encoding PH-interacting protein, producing MRRRGLWQSSTPEDELDQSTGDEGGTSSSAQESTGLSDLGAGLPGTLRRRGRPRLIRTEEVPPPSSPDPSPLRRSSRRINDETTPPAQALQQSRRVRDSPVDDEIINVKEGEELGQEGDGSAGSMRTRNQGRRTACYTEEEEEGQLLFEDSSLTFGTSSKGRVRKLTEKAKANLIGW from the coding sequence ATGAGGAGGAGGGGTCTCTGGCAAAGCTCCACCCCCGAGGACGAGCTTGACCAATCCACGGGCGACGAGGGTGGGACTTCATCCTCCGCCCAGGAATCGACCGGGCTGTCAGACTTAGGGGCGGGACTTCCAGGAACGCTACGCCGACGCGGTAGGCCGAGACTCATTAGGACAGAAGAAGTCCCTCCCCCTTCTAGCCCTGACCCTTCCCCACTGAGGAGGAGCAGTCGGCGCATCAATGACGAGACCACTCCTCCCGCCCAGGCTCTGCAACAATCGCGGCGCGTGAGGGACTCGCCAGTGGATGACGAAATCATCAATGTGAAGGAAGGGGAGGAGCTGGGACAGGAAGGGGATGGGTCGGCGGGTTCGATGCGTACGCGTAACCAGGGGCGGCGGACGGCATGCtacacggaggaggaggaggagggacagcTCCTGTTTGAAGACTCCTCCCTCACCTTCGGCACTTCCTCCAAGGGGCGTGTCCGCAAGCTCACAGAGAAGGCCAAGGCCAACCTCATCGGCTGGTAA